The following are from one region of the Streptomyces fradiae genome:
- a CDS encoding acylphosphatase yields the protein MNEDVRITAWVRGRVQGVGFRWFTRANALEIGGLVGFALNLDDGRVQVVAEGPSDNCHRLLDWLRSADTPGRVDGVTEIWDTPRGGYDGFAIR from the coding sequence ATGAATGAGGACGTACGGATCACCGCCTGGGTGCGCGGCCGGGTACAGGGAGTGGGCTTCCGCTGGTTCACCAGGGCAAACGCGCTGGAGATCGGCGGGCTCGTCGGTTTCGCCCTGAACCTCGACGACGGCCGGGTCCAGGTCGTGGCCGAGGGGCCGAGTGACAATTGCCACCGTCTGCTCGACTGGCTCCGTTCCGCCGACACGCCCGGGCGCGTGGACGGTGTCACTGAGATATGGGACACCCCGCGCGGCGGCTACGACGGCTTCGCCATCCGCTGA
- the smc gene encoding chromosome segregation protein SMC, which translates to MHLKALTLRGFKSFASATTLRFEPGITCVVGPNGSGKSNVVDALSWVMGEQGAKSLRGGKMEDVIFAGTTGRPPLGRAEVSLTIDNSDGALPIDYAEVTITRIMFRGGSSEYQINGDTCRLLDIQDLLSDSGIGREMHVIVGQGQLDSVLHADPAGRRAFIEEAAGVLKHRKRKEKALRKLDAMQANLARVQDLTDELRRQLKPLGRQAAVARRAAVIQADLRDARLRLLSDDLVRLKEALKAEVADEAALLARKEATEAELRAALAKEAGLEDEVRRLAPRLQRAQQSWYELSQLAERVRGTVSLADARITSATAQPPEERRGRDPEDMEREAARIREQEAELEAALEAAERALDDTVAHRAELERALAVEERRLKDLARAIADRREGLARLHGQVNAARSRAASAQAEIDRMAAARDEAQERAVAAQEEYEQLQAEVDGLDAGDTELGERYEAARRELADAETALTAAREAAAEADRSRAATRARHDALALGLRRKDGTGALLSAGLTGLLGPAAELLTVTPGYELPLAAALGAAADALAVTSPATAAEALRLLRKQDAGRAALLLAGDQPAVPEVPLPDGVHAAASLVTGPAELIGSVRRLLRGIVVVTGLDEAVELVRARPELTAVTGEGDLLGAHFAQGGSAGAPSLLEVQASVDEAAAELAELEVRCAELVTAKEAAQERRREAARLVEELAERRRTADREKSQVAQQLGRLAGQARGAAGEAERTAAAAARAEEALERALVEAEELTERLLVAEETLQDEGAEEPDASVRDRLAIDGSNARQTEMEARLQVRTHEERVKGLAGRADSLDRAARAEREARARAEQRRARLRHEAEVARAVAAGARQLLAHIEVSLTRAERERALAEAAKGAREQGLTAARTRGRELKAELDKLTDSVHRGEVLGAEKRLRIEQLESRSLEELGVEPAALVEEYGPHQPVPPSPPAEGETLPDDPDHPRNQPRPFVRAEQEKRLKAAERAYQQLGKVNPLALEEFAALEERHQFLSEQLEDLKKTRTDLLQVVKEVDLRVEQVFTEAYRDTAREFEGVFSRLFPGGEGRLVLTDPDNMLTTGVDVEARPPGKKVKRLSLLSGGERSLTAVALLVSIFKARPSPFYVMDEVEAALDDTNLQRLIRIMQELQESSQLIVITHQKRTMEVADALYGVSMQGDGVSKVISQRLR; encoded by the coding sequence GTGCACCTCAAGGCCCTGACGCTCCGCGGTTTCAAGTCGTTCGCCTCCGCCACCACGCTGCGGTTCGAACCGGGAATCACCTGCGTCGTCGGGCCCAACGGCTCGGGCAAGTCCAATGTCGTGGACGCGCTGTCCTGGGTCATGGGAGAGCAGGGCGCCAAGTCGCTGCGCGGCGGCAAGATGGAGGACGTCATCTTCGCCGGCACGACCGGGCGCCCGCCGCTCGGCCGCGCCGAGGTCTCGCTGACCATCGACAACTCCGACGGCGCGCTGCCGATCGACTACGCCGAAGTCACCATCACCCGGATCATGTTCCGCGGCGGCAGCAGCGAGTACCAGATCAACGGCGACACCTGCCGGCTGCTCGACATCCAGGACCTGCTGTCCGACTCGGGCATCGGCCGCGAGATGCACGTCATCGTCGGCCAGGGGCAGCTCGACTCCGTCCTGCACGCCGACCCGGCGGGCCGCCGTGCCTTCATCGAGGAGGCCGCCGGCGTCCTCAAGCACCGCAAGCGCAAGGAGAAGGCGCTGCGGAAGCTGGACGCGATGCAGGCCAACCTCGCGCGCGTCCAGGACCTCACCGACGAACTGCGCCGCCAGCTCAAGCCGCTCGGCCGGCAGGCCGCGGTCGCCCGCCGCGCCGCCGTCATCCAGGCCGACCTGCGCGACGCGCGGCTGCGGCTGCTCTCCGACGACCTCGTACGCCTCAAGGAGGCGCTGAAGGCGGAGGTCGCCGACGAGGCCGCGCTGCTCGCCCGCAAGGAGGCCACCGAGGCCGAACTGAGGGCGGCCCTCGCGAAGGAGGCCGGCCTGGAGGACGAGGTGCGCCGCCTCGCGCCGCGGCTCCAGCGCGCCCAGCAGAGCTGGTACGAGCTGTCGCAGCTCGCCGAGCGGGTGCGCGGCACCGTCTCCCTCGCCGACGCCCGGATCACCAGCGCCACCGCGCAGCCGCCGGAGGAGCGGCGCGGCCGCGACCCGGAGGACATGGAGCGCGAGGCCGCCCGCATCCGCGAGCAGGAGGCCGAACTGGAGGCCGCCCTCGAAGCCGCCGAGCGCGCCCTCGACGACACCGTCGCCCACCGCGCCGAACTGGAACGCGCCCTCGCCGTCGAGGAGCGCCGCCTCAAGGACCTCGCGCGCGCCATCGCCGACCGCCGCGAGGGCCTCGCCCGGCTGCACGGCCAGGTCAACGCGGCCCGCTCGCGCGCCGCTTCGGCCCAGGCCGAGATCGACCGGATGGCCGCCGCCCGCGACGAGGCCCAGGAGCGGGCGGTTGCCGCCCAGGAGGAGTACGAGCAGCTGCAGGCCGAGGTCGACGGCCTCGACGCGGGCGACACCGAGCTGGGGGAGCGCTACGAGGCCGCCCGCCGCGAACTCGCCGACGCCGAGACCGCCCTCACCGCCGCCCGCGAGGCCGCCGCCGAAGCCGACCGCTCCCGCGCCGCCACCCGCGCCCGCCACGACGCCCTCGCCCTGGGCCTGCGCCGCAAGGACGGCACCGGCGCCCTGCTCTCCGCCGGCCTCACCGGCCTGCTCGGCCCGGCCGCCGAACTCCTCACCGTCACCCCCGGATACGAGCTCCCCCTCGCCGCCGCCCTGGGCGCCGCCGCCGACGCCCTCGCCGTCACCAGCCCCGCCACCGCCGCCGAGGCGCTGCGCCTGCTGCGCAAGCAGGACGCGGGGCGGGCGGCACTGCTGCTGGCGGGCGACCAGCCGGCCGTACCGGAGGTGCCGCTGCCGGACGGGGTGCATGCGGCCGCCTCCCTCGTCACCGGCCCCGCCGAACTCATCGGCTCCGTACGGAGGTTGCTGCGCGGCATCGTGGTCGTCACCGGGCTCGACGAGGCCGTCGAGCTGGTGCGGGCGCGGCCGGAGCTGACGGCGGTGACCGGCGAGGGGGACCTCCTGGGCGCGCACTTCGCGCAGGGCGGTTCCGCCGGGGCGCCCAGTCTCCTGGAGGTGCAGGCCTCGGTGGACGAGGCGGCGGCCGAGCTGGCCGAACTGGAGGTGCGCTGCGCCGAGCTGGTCACCGCCAAGGAGGCGGCCCAGGAGCGGCGGCGTGAGGCGGCGCGGCTGGTGGAGGAGCTGGCCGAGCGGCGCAGGACGGCCGACCGGGAGAAGTCGCAGGTGGCGCAGCAGCTCGGCCGGCTGGCCGGGCAGGCCAGGGGAGCGGCCGGGGAGGCCGAGCGGACCGCCGCCGCGGCGGCCCGGGCCGAGGAGGCCCTGGAGAGGGCGCTCGTCGAGGCGGAGGAGCTGACCGAGCGGCTGCTGGTCGCGGAGGAGACCCTGCAGGACGAGGGGGCGGAGGAGCCCGACGCGTCGGTGCGCGACCGGCTCGCGATCGACGGTTCCAACGCGCGCCAGACCGAGATGGAGGCCCGCCTCCAGGTCCGTACCCACGAGGAGCGGGTCAAGGGCCTGGCCGGCCGGGCGGACTCGCTCGACCGGGCGGCCCGCGCCGAGCGCGAGGCCCGGGCGCGCGCCGAGCAGCGCCGGGCCCGGCTGCGCCACGAGGCCGAGGTCGCCCGGGCCGTCGCCGCCGGCGCCCGCCAGCTGCTCGCCCACATCGAGGTGTCGCTGACCCGCGCCGAGCGGGAGCGCGCGCTCGCCGAGGCGGCCAAGGGCGCCCGCGAGCAGGGCCTGACGGCGGCCCGCACCAGGGGCCGCGAGCTGAAGGCGGAGCTGGACAAGCTCACCGACTCGGTGCACCGCGGCGAGGTGCTCGGCGCGGAGAAGCGCCTGCGGATCGAGCAGCTGGAGTCCCGCTCCCTGGAGGAGCTGGGTGTCGAACCGGCGGCGCTGGTCGAGGAGTACGGCCCCCACCAGCCCGTACCGCCGTCGCCGCCAGCCGAGGGCGAGACGCTCCCCGACGACCCCGACCACCCGCGCAACCAGCCCCGGCCCTTCGTCCGCGCGGAGCAGGAGAAGCGGCTGAAGGCCGCCGAACGGGCGTATCAGCAGCTCGGCAAGGTGAATCCGCTCGCCCTGGAGGAGTTCGCGGCCCTGGAGGAACGGCACCAGTTCCTGTCGGAGCAGCTGGAGGACCTGAAGAAGACCCGGACGGACCTCCTTCAGGTCGTGAAGGAGGTCGATCTGCGCGTCGAGCAGGTCTTCACCGAGGCGTACCGGGACACCGCCCGCGAGTTCGAGGGCGTGTTCTCCCGGCTCTTCCCCGGCGGCGAGGGCCGGCTGGTGCTCACCGACCCGGACAACATGCTCACCACCGGCGTGGACGTCGAGGCCCGCCCGCCGGGCAAGAAGGTCAAGCGGCTCTCGCTGCTCTCCGGCGGCGAGCGCTCGCTGACGGCCGTGGCGCTGCTGGTCTCCATCTTCAAGGCGCGGCCCAGCCCGTTCTACGTGATGGACGAGGTCGAGGCGGCGCTCGACGACACCAACCTGCAGCGGCTGATCCGGATCATGCAGGAGCTCCAGGAGTCCTCGCAGCTGATCGTGATCACGCACCAGAAGCGCACGATGGAGGTCGCGGACGCGCTGTACGGCGTGTCGATGCAGGGCGACGGCGTCTCGAAGGTGATCAGCCAGCGGCTCCGCTGA
- a CDS encoding sugar porter family MFS transporter: MTSTAQAPTPPSSEGRSAHPDHIGHVIFITASAAMGGFLFGYDSSVINGAVEAIRDRYDIGSGTLAQVIAIALIGCAIGAATAGRIADRIGRIRCMQISAVLFAVSAVGSALPFALWDLAFWRIVGGFAIGMASVIGPAYIAEVAPAAYRGRLGSFQQAAIVIGIAISQLVNYGILQIADGDQRGEIAGLEAWQWMLGVMVVPALLYGLLSFAIPESPRFLISVGRTDRAKEVLAEVEGHGVDLDRRVAEIDLAMRSEHKSTFRDLMTAGSRFKLLPIVWVGIGLSVFQQLVGINVAFYYSATLWQSVGIDPSGSFFYSFTTSIINIVGTVIAMVLVDRVGRKPLALVGSVGMAIALAFEAWAFSADLVDGKLPTTQGVVALVAAHVFVLFFALSWGVVVWVFLGEMFPNRIRAAALGVAASAQWIANWAITASFPSLADWNLSGTYVIYTVFAVLSIPFVLRYVRETKGKALEEMG; the protein is encoded by the coding sequence GTGACCAGCACCGCGCAGGCGCCCACACCGCCTTCGTCCGAAGGCCGTTCGGCCCATCCGGACCACATCGGACACGTCATCTTCATCACGGCGTCCGCCGCGATGGGCGGCTTCCTCTTCGGCTACGACAGCTCCGTCATCAACGGCGCCGTCGAGGCCATCCGCGACCGCTACGACATCGGCTCCGGCACCCTCGCCCAGGTCATCGCCATCGCCCTGATCGGCTGCGCCATCGGCGCCGCCACCGCCGGCCGGATCGCCGACCGCATCGGCCGGATCCGCTGCATGCAGATCTCCGCCGTGCTCTTCGCCGTCAGCGCCGTCGGCTCCGCGCTGCCCTTCGCCCTCTGGGACCTCGCCTTCTGGCGGATCGTCGGCGGCTTCGCCATCGGCATGGCCTCCGTCATCGGCCCCGCCTACATCGCCGAGGTCGCCCCCGCCGCGTACCGCGGCCGCCTCGGCTCCTTCCAGCAGGCCGCCATCGTCATCGGCATCGCCATCTCCCAGCTGGTCAACTACGGCATCCTGCAGATCGCCGACGGCGACCAGCGCGGCGAGATCGCCGGCCTGGAGGCCTGGCAGTGGATGCTCGGCGTGATGGTCGTCCCCGCCCTCCTCTACGGCCTGCTCTCCTTCGCGATCCCCGAGTCCCCGCGCTTCCTCATCTCCGTCGGCCGGACCGACCGTGCCAAGGAGGTCCTCGCCGAGGTCGAGGGCCACGGCGTCGACCTGGACCGCCGGGTCGCCGAGATCGACCTGGCCATGCGCAGCGAGCACAAGTCCACCTTCAGGGACCTGATGACCGCCGGCAGCCGGTTCAAGCTGCTCCCCATCGTCTGGGTCGGCATCGGCCTCTCCGTCTTCCAGCAGCTCGTCGGCATCAACGTCGCCTTCTACTACTCCGCGACGCTGTGGCAGTCCGTCGGCATCGACCCCTCGGGCTCGTTCTTCTACTCGTTCACCACGTCGATCATCAACATCGTCGGCACCGTGATCGCGATGGTCCTGGTCGACCGGGTCGGCCGCAAGCCGCTCGCCCTCGTCGGCTCCGTCGGCATGGCGATCGCCCTCGCCTTCGAGGCCTGGGCCTTCTCCGCCGACCTCGTCGACGGCAAGCTCCCCACCACCCAGGGCGTCGTGGCGCTCGTCGCCGCCCACGTCTTCGTACTCTTCTTCGCCCTCTCGTGGGGCGTGGTCGTCTGGGTCTTCCTCGGCGAGATGTTCCCCAACCGGATCCGCGCCGCCGCCCTCGGCGTCGCCGCCTCCGCCCAGTGGATCGCCAACTGGGCCATCACCGCCAGCTTCCCGTCCCTCGCGGACTGGAACCTCTCCGGCACCTACGTCATCTACACGGTCTTCGCCGTGCTCTCGATCCCCTTCGTGCTCAGGTACGTCAGGGAGACCAAGGGCAAGGCGTTGGAGGAGATGGGCTAA
- a CDS encoding LLM class flavin-dependent oxidoreductase, translating into MPFTVVRFNLVDPHADPVSLSARYRAAVEMAAHADAHGVDTVQTEEHHGVANNWLPSPFAFAGAVFGATKRIAVTVSAIIGPLHDPLRLAEEIAVLDLLSGGRLVTVAGIGYRPEEYEERGVDWGRRGKLQDLLLETLLAAWSGEPFTYQGRTVRVTPRPFTRPHPLLLVGGSSRAAARRAARLGLPLFPSAHLPELETYYQEQCAAYGTEGWTMMPARETPLLHVAEDPDRTWAEYGEHFLHEARTYASWQSKDIRSAVRSTAGTVAELRAEGVYRVVTPDECVALGAELESLVLHPLCGGMPLEEGWRSVRLFGEGVLPRLKA; encoded by the coding sequence ATGCCGTTCACCGTCGTCCGCTTCAACCTCGTCGACCCGCACGCCGACCCGGTCTCGCTCTCGGCCCGCTACCGGGCCGCCGTGGAGATGGCCGCACACGCCGACGCGCACGGGGTCGACACCGTGCAGACCGAGGAGCACCACGGGGTCGCGAACAACTGGCTGCCCTCCCCCTTCGCCTTCGCGGGCGCGGTCTTCGGGGCGACGAAGCGGATCGCGGTGACCGTCTCGGCGATCATCGGGCCGCTGCACGATCCGCTGCGGCTCGCGGAGGAGATCGCGGTACTGGACCTGCTGAGCGGCGGGCGGCTCGTGACGGTGGCGGGGATCGGCTACCGGCCGGAGGAGTACGAGGAGCGCGGGGTCGACTGGGGGCGCCGGGGCAAGCTGCAGGACCTGCTCCTGGAGACCCTGCTGGCCGCGTGGTCGGGCGAGCCCTTCACGTATCAGGGCCGTACGGTACGGGTCACCCCGCGGCCGTTCACCCGGCCGCACCCGCTCCTGCTGGTCGGCGGCTCGTCGCGGGCGGCGGCCCGGCGGGCGGCGCGGCTGGGGCTGCCGCTGTTCCCGAGCGCGCATCTGCCGGAGCTGGAGACGTACTACCAGGAGCAGTGCGCGGCGTACGGGACGGAGGGCTGGACGATGATGCCGGCCCGCGAGACGCCGCTGCTGCACGTGGCGGAGGATCCGGACCGGACGTGGGCGGAGTACGGGGAGCACTTCCTGCACGAGGCGCGGACCTATGCGTCCTGGCAGTCGAAGGACATCCGCTCGGCGGTGCGGTCGACGGCGGGGACGGTGGCGGAGCTGCGGGCGGAGGGCGTCTACCGGGTGGTGACGCCGGACGAGTGCGTGGCGCTCGGGGCGGAGCTGGAGAGTCTGGTGCTGCATCCGCTGTGCGGCGGGATGCCGCTGGAGGAGGGGTGGCGGAGCGTGCGCCTGTTCGGTGAAGGCGTACTGCCCCGGCTCAAGGCGTAG
- the ftsY gene encoding signal recognition particle-docking protein FtsY: MELILAVVIALVVAVAVTGGLVISGRKKKQLPPAEPPSTAPTITAPPAEPHIGDEAETPREEPRRTVEEVELPPTAEAPVVVEEPVEGSVEELAAPEIEVPEPTAGRLVRLRARLARSQNSLGKGLLSLLSREHLDEDTWEEIEETLLTADVGVAPTQELVERLRERVKVLGTRTPEELRGLLREELITLLGADLDRSVRTESPEDVPGVVMVVGVNGTGKTTTTGKLARVLVADGKSVVLGAADTFRAAAADQLQTWGERVGARTVRGPEGGDPASIAFDAVKEGIAEKADVVLIDTAGRLHTKTGLMDELGKVKRVVEKHGPLDEILLVLDATTGQNGLIQARVFAEVVDITGIVLTKLDGTAKGGIVVAVQRELGVPVKLIGLGEGPDDLAPFEPGAFVDALIGD, encoded by the coding sequence ATGGAACTCATCCTTGCTGTAGTCATCGCTCTGGTCGTCGCGGTCGCCGTGACCGGCGGGCTCGTGATCAGCGGCCGCAAGAAGAAGCAGCTGCCGCCGGCCGAGCCGCCGTCCACCGCCCCGACCATCACCGCTCCGCCCGCCGAACCGCACATCGGCGACGAGGCGGAGACACCGCGGGAAGAACCACGCCGCACCGTCGAAGAGGTCGAGCTCCCGCCCACCGCCGAGGCCCCGGTCGTCGTCGAGGAGCCCGTCGAGGGATCCGTCGAGGAGCTCGCCGCCCCCGAGATCGAGGTGCCCGAGCCGACCGCCGGGCGGCTGGTCCGGCTGCGCGCCCGGCTCGCCCGCTCGCAGAACTCGCTCGGCAAGGGACTGCTCTCGCTGCTGTCCCGCGAGCACCTCGACGAGGACACCTGGGAGGAGATCGAGGAGACCCTCCTCACCGCCGACGTCGGCGTCGCCCCCACCCAGGAGCTGGTCGAGCGGCTGCGCGAGCGCGTCAAGGTGCTCGGCACCCGCACCCCCGAGGAGCTGCGCGGCCTGCTGCGCGAGGAGCTGATCACCCTCCTCGGCGCCGACCTGGACCGCTCGGTGCGCACCGAGAGCCCCGAGGACGTCCCCGGCGTCGTCATGGTCGTCGGCGTCAACGGCACCGGCAAGACCACCACCACCGGCAAGCTGGCCCGCGTCCTGGTCGCCGACGGCAAGTCCGTCGTCCTCGGCGCCGCCGACACCTTCCGCGCCGCCGCCGCCGACCAGCTGCAGACCTGGGGCGAGCGGGTCGGCGCGCGCACCGTGCGCGGCCCGGAGGGCGGCGACCCGGCCTCCATCGCCTTCGACGCGGTCAAGGAGGGCATCGCCGAGAAGGCCGACGTCGTCCTCATCGACACCGCCGGCCGGCTGCACACCAAGACCGGCCTCATGGACGAGCTCGGCAAGGTCAAGCGCGTCGTGGAGAAGCACGGCCCGCTCGACGAGATCCTGCTCGTCCTCGACGCCACCACCGGTCAGAACGGCCTCATCCAGGCCCGTGTCTTCGCCGAGGTCGTCGACATCACCGGCATCGTCCTCACCAAGCTCGACGGCACCGCCAAGGGCGGCATCGTCGTCGCCGTCCAGCGCGAGCTGGGCGTCCCGGTCAAGCTGATCGGCCTGGGCGAGGGCCCGGACGACCTGGCCCCGTTCGAGCCGGGCGCGTTCGTCGACGCCCTGATCGGCGACTGA
- a CDS encoding bifunctional DNA primase/polymerase encodes MGFTIGGIREKRSGSRRRVRTTECTAVAEYTGLWGWDVVPGARAAAGRCSCGDPVCTAPGAHPLPFAEPVPAGAGLDVATKAWSEYPGAALLLPVGRSFDVIEVAEAAGRRALVRLERMGLPLGPVCATPAGRAQFFVAPGAAAELPGLLYRMGWDDADLDLHCLGPGGHVTAPPSDLGGLGPVRWLRPPTLDTAGAPPQARLLLGTLAYICHRTHR; translated from the coding sequence ATGGGCTTCACGATCGGCGGCATTCGTGAGAAGCGGTCCGGCTCACGTCGCCGCGTACGCACGACGGAGTGCACAGCGGTGGCCGAGTACACCGGACTGTGGGGCTGGGACGTCGTCCCGGGGGCGCGGGCGGCCGCCGGCCGCTGCTCCTGCGGCGATCCGGTCTGTACGGCGCCGGGGGCGCACCCCCTCCCCTTCGCCGAGCCGGTCCCGGCCGGCGCGGGTCTCGACGTCGCGACCAAGGCGTGGTCGGAGTACCCCGGGGCGGCGCTGCTGCTGCCGGTGGGCCGCTCCTTCGACGTGATCGAGGTCGCCGAGGCGGCGGGCCGCCGGGCGCTTGTCCGGCTCGAGAGGATGGGGCTGCCGCTGGGCCCGGTGTGCGCGACGCCGGCCGGCCGGGCGCAGTTCTTCGTGGCGCCGGGCGCGGCGGCCGAGCTGCCCGGGCTGCTGTACCGGATGGGCTGGGACGACGCCGATCTGGACCTGCACTGTCTGGGCCCGGGCGGGCATGTGACGGCGCCGCCGTCGGATCTGGGCGGTCTCGGGCCGGTGCGGTGGCTGCGGCCGCCGACGCTCGACACCGCGGGGGCGCCGCCGCAGGCCCGGCTGCTGCTCGGCACCCTCGCGTACATCTGCCACCGCACCCACCGCTGA